A genome region from Streptomyces sp. SAI-135 includes the following:
- a CDS encoding MFS transporter yields the protein MTIEATEAGSPPGVWSHPTLRVLLAAETTSMLGTQLSAVAMPWLALQLTGSAGDMGLIMAAQLAAVAVFGFFGAAWTGRIGARRIMLIGDAVRGPLVALLPVLYYLHCLNTATFVVIMFAMGAFYAPYVASQQASLPNVVGEDERLLGQANAALQSATRLSVLLGPTLGGLLISLFSAPVVLLMDAVSFAASALLLSRFLPDAPLRVPVSRRSPVAALRLLLKDRLLSNWSAGLALGEMAWQALFALLPVIAVTREGGSSVVAGGLLTAFGGGALTGTLLAGRLMRRVPARTLALVGRVGLGVAFVALPLDPGLPGLVCLLLLTGLLNGVSSSPVATVRVLRIPRDRRPEALTVAAALALVGGTVGWLLSGTVAQKAGIIPAFWGLAALQALAAVLFVVGAMGNREPAIPPSSFPSSSTRSVKDSR from the coding sequence ATGACCATCGAAGCCACTGAGGCCGGATCACCGCCCGGGGTCTGGAGCCATCCCACCCTGCGCGTCCTCCTCGCCGCCGAGACGACGTCCATGCTCGGTACGCAGCTCAGCGCCGTCGCCATGCCCTGGCTGGCGCTGCAACTGACCGGCTCCGCCGGTGACATGGGACTGATCATGGCGGCCCAGCTCGCAGCGGTCGCGGTGTTCGGTTTCTTCGGCGCCGCCTGGACCGGCCGGATCGGTGCCCGGCGGATCATGCTCATCGGGGACGCCGTCCGTGGCCCGCTCGTGGCGCTGCTTCCGGTGCTGTACTACCTGCACTGCCTGAACACGGCCACCTTCGTGGTCATCATGTTCGCCATGGGCGCCTTTTACGCGCCGTACGTGGCGAGCCAGCAGGCCAGCCTGCCGAACGTCGTCGGCGAGGACGAACGGCTCCTCGGCCAGGCCAACGCCGCCCTGCAGAGCGCGACCCGGCTCAGCGTCCTGCTGGGCCCCACGCTCGGCGGCCTCCTGATTTCCCTGTTCAGCGCCCCCGTCGTGCTTCTCATGGACGCGGTGTCCTTCGCCGCCTCGGCGCTGCTGCTGAGCCGGTTCCTGCCGGATGCCCCGCTGCGGGTGCCCGTGTCCCGCCGCTCGCCGGTGGCCGCGCTGCGACTTCTGCTGAAGGACCGGCTGCTGAGTAACTGGTCCGCGGGCCTGGCGCTCGGGGAGATGGCCTGGCAGGCGCTGTTCGCGCTCCTCCCGGTGATCGCGGTGACCCGCGAAGGCGGATCGTCCGTCGTGGCCGGTGGGCTGCTGACCGCGTTCGGCGGCGGAGCCCTGACCGGCACCCTCTTGGCCGGACGGCTGATGCGCCGGGTACCCGCCCGCACCCTCGCCCTCGTGGGCCGGGTGGGGCTCGGCGTGGCGTTCGTCGCGCTTCCGCTGGACCCCGGACTGCCGGGCCTGGTCTGCCTGCTGCTTCTCACCGGCCTGCTCAACGGCGTTTCCTCCTCGCCGGTCGCGACCGTCCGCGTCCTGCGGATCCCCAGGGACCGGCGGCCCGAGGCGCTCACAGTCGCGGCGGCCCTGGCGCTCGTGGGCGGCACGGTGGGCTGGCTTCTGTCCGGCACGGTCGCCCAGAAGGCGGGGATCATCCCCGCCTTCTGGGGGCTGGCCGCCCTTCAGGCTCTCGCCGCCGTCCTGTTCGTCGTCGGCGCCATGGGCAACCGGGAGCCCGCGATCCCCCCTTCCTCTTTTCCTTCCTCTTCCACTCGCTCCGTGAAGGACTCCCGATGA
- a CDS encoding non-ribosomal peptide synthetase, with product MITPTQHVPLTVGQEAMWVSWKLDPEQWTHIIPIPFEVTGTLDADRLRRAVAETAEAFPQLRARVRPGTDGPVLDWSGAPEISVRRTRTDQDRDSAIRAAWQTPFDLRRGPLARVDLLDGPDYTVLLIAVHHLVHDGASVLLFLDALRAAYRGEDLPREDHAPALAAFAAHTRDLADGPQGEEHRRYWKETLGDGGGDFTLPEGQEEPRYTVLSEALPADLAAALRERAADSGMSFVTVLMGAWFALLRRHSGSADVLSFLPYHGRDLPEVRERVGYFVNALPVRVPVRADDRYRDLLARVRGRVKETLAHGDLPLPAIMRAAGLTGPEAQRRTHQAVFQYWHAGLHGDIDVHDVRLSHGDGEARLSLMDMESTAGFRLALMVRQDSCGTHLLWKDPAGSLGATVVRAMAEDYLSILRVIAADPDAPLAEVLASGTPVRTGTAARPAEAPAGSAELAARVREMAQVWQAVLGSGPVGDEDSFFELGGHSLLAETLVAAVRDRFPGTPARIRTLFDHPRLAEFTTHVLPAGPAEAAPATVPVLQTAPATVPAVDTFPASSFQRRIWLAQRVAGDPAAYNVPLAWRVEEPLDADAVTRALAATITRHEILRTAFHDVDGELTQSVRAPWTPHVERVDLSGHPDPDKALNAWIRTAAHEPFDLTTGRLLTAALIELGDAGQVLFVCLHHLLWDGECENILLKELDTHYAQPRGTAAAERPSDPDRAAPAAQDTRPASAHQERMWFVDRFETGYLYPAAPIYHNLPLFLRLDALPDRARLADSVAAVVTAHEALRTELLDVDGRPVQHVRSRMAVVPEWLPAAKGQGRDRSVPDALTTWSREPFDLSAGPLLRVAVQPDADTPGGWIALSGHQAVVDRASLLTVAEQILAGPDGRAPLPSSYRNWLDADVADTHRAHLDARTAVLRPPADPLRLPERRTRDAVHVYAERSVEFTLPPGLGLRAAADRLGADVPEVALAAFAALLQWYSGQEDMVLGLSHAGRDERDRHVVGPLSNLLPVRLRPRAQQSFADLVAHTAAETEHARTHDRAPFDQLVRAVDPSKDMSRTALFDVLYSYLPAAAPLPGPDGTLAHVVDTAGGRGKYDLHLALQPDGDGYRGHLVYNGLYFDHDQISAMAEHYVTAVRQLTERPEREVGGIDPLSEGERHVQLKVWNATEASYEETPAHELIARQADRRPDAAALTDGDVTVGYGDLMADARAVARGLLAAGVRRGELVALLFPRGADQVRAMLGTLLAGAAYLPIDPAIPAERRAFILSDSGVRLALAPSAGVGGDFDGTVLGLDALLATPTGEETALPSVPLDSPAYCIYTSGTTGRPKGVVLTHRNLVRLLDNDRLPFSFTTADVWTMFHSYAFDFSVWELFGGLVHGGRVVLVSEDETRDPGLFYDLLQRERVTVLNQTPSAFRRLLGLRPTTPHGLSALRCVVFGGEALRPGMLTEWSERFPHVRLVNMYGITETTVHASVHTVTRSDMETDTSVVGTPIPTTRLYLLDRHTGRRLLPVGAVGEIYVAGDGVAGGYLGRPELTAQRFVPSPFGDGTLFRSGDLAAYLPDGSLRFIGRADSQVQLRGYRIEPGEVQTVLCDHPDVSDAVVFAEDDRLVGVVQSERALTAEALRGHLAQRLPSYMLPSLFHVVRTIPLTVNGKVDVKELRAQTAALAAPARREPRAGTAAELAAVWCDLLDVPAVSEDDSFFGLGGHSMLVVRLIGEIAERFGADLPIKTLFETPRLGDLANLIDAAAGRPDPTPSAPAPVVRPEPVPPAVPAAYAEPRPAGADTERAVADDESPASGFQRRMWLAEQMGQGAPAHVSLGWTVTGDLDITVLEDALARLVAGHEILRTAFRVRGGTVCQVVQQPWWPRVRSFVAEDGDGPEEAAARWLDEAAGRPFDLAAGQLLRAAVADCGPRGTAFMLCVHHLVVDGESVRVLISELERCYRDSLAGVPSAPPALQYRAHTAAELPGDARRDADLAFWQDRLEGWPSRLGLPAPERPEADGAVRITLPDGLLGRLRPVMAEHGASWFMIMAAALATALHRCSGMPALTFGVPASIRDTASADLLGPCLNHVVLRSAAAADATAHDTLTAMRTEVLDAFEHARAPFDEVLARLRPEQTAGSAPYTDVVLNMNLRGDRSAVLGDAELRPVFPELLWTREVKFGATLTVTEQDGELSAVLSHRGDRVSAADAARLADAVAAYLVELSGDVPPPQYRDFVRAQDAARASGRYEASLAHWQERLKDAPVYVELPAPEEPAPHGVVDMALPQGAGERLRILHEAHGISPFMTAATALSVLLHRRTGTDDVVISAPMTNRGRSGFADVFGPCLNTVPLRSRLRPGATLRDMLEAMRDETLEAFAHGEVPFEDVINRLNPSRRPGRTPYGDVSLSFSTAAARPRTLGGRTLSAVALDGEDAAYTGKLGLTVALVLDGRELRGRMSYHGSLLRREDVEHLAVTLATLLDRMPDSLDAPVAAVDLLSPEEAERIRAWEQGPPPGPVTTVPALVLHQARIRPDAPAVESTRGTLGYGGLVRRARALAAVIRPHLSDEEPTVALLLERGEDFVVAMLAAWFAEAAFCPLDPSWPAARQEYVLADVRADVLLTSGGTAPEATGTATVLDVADLTDVEGAEYGEGAEDLPDWSADARAYVIYTSGTTGKPKGVAVRHGGLANLVRSAASTMGVGAGDRCSQLLSVSFDSTQLEVWQALANGACLVPHEEPVTPSTLGAWLDAKGVTAAFCATALAEAMWSTGTTTPRGLRWLGIGGAALSQRLPAGLPYRVLNSYGPTENTVASSEHIMDLAGTTAPLNCIGRPLAGVRMLVLDEAARRVPRGVVGEIYLAGDSLAEGYLHRPELTAERFRTIELDGGPLRVYRTGDLGRRMPDGSVEYLGRADRQLKLRGYRIEPGEIEQFLQQQPEVAHAAVTGDPQRSPALVAYVTPRGDRAPASAELLRRARAELPHFMVPDAVVTLAALPLTTSGKVDHAALPRPERADLVGDVGHVAPGTDTERKVAALWSEVLGLPSISVHDTFFDLGGNSLALAKLHSRIVAAIGRELPITALFEHPTVSTLARALDAASESGRPAGNTTEPRRPKRSDRQVRRGRRSPGRTGDK from the coding sequence ATGATCACCCCAACCCAGCACGTCCCGCTGACCGTAGGCCAGGAGGCGATGTGGGTCTCCTGGAAGCTCGACCCCGAGCAGTGGACCCACATCATTCCCATCCCCTTCGAGGTGACCGGCACCCTGGACGCCGACCGGCTGCGCCGCGCGGTCGCCGAGACAGCCGAGGCGTTCCCGCAGCTGCGCGCACGCGTGCGCCCGGGAACGGACGGACCGGTTCTCGACTGGTCGGGCGCCCCGGAGATCTCCGTCCGCCGCACGCGCACGGACCAGGACCGCGACAGCGCGATCCGAGCGGCCTGGCAGACCCCGTTCGATCTGCGACGCGGCCCGCTCGCCCGCGTCGACCTCCTCGACGGCCCGGACTACACGGTCCTGCTGATCGCCGTGCACCACCTCGTCCACGACGGCGCCTCCGTCCTGCTGTTCCTGGACGCGCTGCGCGCCGCTTACCGCGGCGAGGACCTTCCGCGCGAGGACCATGCCCCCGCGCTCGCCGCCTTCGCCGCCCATACGCGCGACCTCGCCGACGGCCCGCAGGGGGAGGAGCACCGGCGCTACTGGAAGGAGACCCTCGGCGACGGCGGCGGTGACTTCACCCTGCCCGAGGGACAGGAGGAACCCCGCTACACCGTCCTCAGCGAGGCCCTGCCCGCGGACCTCGCCGCCGCGCTGCGCGAGCGCGCCGCCGACTCCGGCATGTCGTTCGTCACCGTGCTGATGGGCGCGTGGTTTGCGCTGCTGCGACGTCACAGCGGCAGCGCCGACGTGCTCTCGTTCCTCCCGTACCACGGCCGGGATCTGCCCGAAGTGCGCGAGCGCGTAGGCTACTTCGTCAACGCCCTGCCGGTCCGTGTCCCGGTCCGCGCCGACGACCGCTACCGCGACCTGCTGGCCAGGGTGCGCGGCCGGGTCAAGGAGACCCTCGCCCACGGCGACCTGCCTCTGCCTGCCATCATGCGCGCCGCCGGACTTACCGGCCCCGAGGCGCAGCGCCGCACCCACCAAGCCGTCTTCCAGTACTGGCACGCCGGTCTCCACGGTGACATCGATGTCCACGATGTCCGGCTGAGCCACGGAGACGGCGAGGCACGGCTGAGCCTGATGGACATGGAGAGCACCGCCGGCTTCCGCCTCGCCCTCATGGTCCGGCAGGACAGCTGCGGCACCCATCTGCTGTGGAAGGATCCAGCCGGCTCCCTCGGCGCCACTGTGGTGCGCGCCATGGCAGAGGATTACCTGTCCATCCTGCGCGTGATCGCGGCTGACCCCGATGCGCCCCTCGCCGAGGTCCTTGCCTCCGGCACGCCCGTCCGGACCGGCACGGCTGCCCGACCCGCCGAGGCTCCGGCAGGTTCGGCCGAACTCGCCGCGCGGGTACGGGAGATGGCCCAGGTCTGGCAGGCGGTGCTCGGTTCAGGGCCCGTCGGTGACGAGGACTCGTTCTTCGAGCTGGGCGGACATTCGCTGCTGGCGGAGACGCTGGTCGCCGCGGTGCGGGACCGTTTCCCGGGCACGCCGGCCCGTATCCGCACCCTGTTCGACCATCCGCGGCTCGCGGAGTTCACCACCCATGTCCTGCCCGCGGGTCCCGCCGAGGCCGCCCCGGCCACTGTCCCGGTGCTGCAAACCGCCCCGGCCACTGTCCCGGCCGTGGACACCTTCCCTGCCTCCAGCTTCCAGCGCCGGATATGGCTCGCCCAACGCGTTGCGGGCGACCCGGCGGCGTACAACGTGCCCCTCGCCTGGCGCGTCGAGGAGCCCCTTGACGCTGACGCCGTCACCCGGGCGCTGGCCGCGACGATCACCCGCCACGAGATCCTGCGCACCGCCTTCCACGACGTGGACGGCGAGCTGACGCAGAGCGTCCGCGCCCCGTGGACCCCGCACGTGGAGCGGGTCGACCTGAGCGGCCACCCCGACCCCGACAAGGCCCTCAACGCCTGGATCCGCACCGCTGCGCACGAGCCCTTCGACCTCACCACGGGCCGACTGCTGACCGCCGCCCTCATCGAACTCGGCGACGCCGGACAGGTGCTCTTCGTCTGCCTGCACCACCTGCTGTGGGACGGTGAATGCGAGAACATCCTGCTCAAGGAACTCGACACCCACTACGCGCAGCCGCGCGGTACCGCCGCGGCCGAGCGGCCGTCGGATCCTGACAGGGCGGCCCCCGCCGCACAGGACACCCGCCCTGCATCCGCGCACCAGGAACGCATGTGGTTCGTCGACCGCTTCGAGACGGGCTACCTGTACCCGGCCGCGCCCATCTACCACAACCTGCCCCTGTTCCTGCGCCTGGACGCCCTTCCGGACCGCGCCCGGCTGGCCGATTCCGTCGCCGCCGTCGTCACCGCCCACGAGGCGCTGCGCACCGAACTGCTCGATGTCGACGGCCGGCCCGTCCAGCACGTGCGGTCCAGGATGGCCGTGGTCCCCGAGTGGCTGCCCGCCGCAAAAGGCCAGGGCCGGGACCGGTCCGTCCCGGACGCCCTGACCACTTGGAGCCGTGAGCCGTTCGACCTGAGCGCCGGACCGCTGCTGCGGGTTGCCGTCCAGCCCGACGCGGACACCCCGGGCGGCTGGATCGCCCTCAGCGGACACCAGGCCGTCGTCGACCGCGCCTCCCTGCTCACCGTCGCCGAACAGATCCTCGCCGGACCGGACGGCCGGGCACCCCTGCCGAGCAGCTACCGGAACTGGCTCGACGCCGACGTCGCGGACACCCACCGGGCTCACCTCGACGCCCGTACCGCCGTGCTCCGGCCGCCGGCCGACCCGCTGCGGCTCCCCGAACGCCGTACCCGTGACGCCGTCCACGTCTACGCGGAGCGGTCGGTGGAGTTCACCCTCCCGCCCGGCCTCGGACTGCGTGCCGCCGCCGACCGGCTCGGCGCCGACGTGCCGGAGGTCGCCCTCGCTGCCTTCGCGGCGCTGCTCCAGTGGTACTCCGGACAGGAGGACATGGTGCTCGGCCTGTCCCACGCCGGACGGGACGAGCGGGACCGGCACGTCGTCGGCCCCCTCAGCAACCTGTTGCCCGTACGCCTGCGCCCGCGCGCCCAGCAGTCGTTCGCCGATCTCGTCGCCCACACCGCCGCCGAGACCGAGCACGCCCGTACCCACGACCGCGCCCCGTTCGACCAACTGGTGCGCGCCGTAGACCCGTCCAAGGACATGAGCCGTACGGCGCTCTTCGACGTGCTCTACAGCTACCTACCCGCCGCGGCGCCCCTTCCCGGCCCGGACGGCACCCTCGCGCACGTCGTGGACACGGCCGGGGGCCGCGGCAAGTACGACCTGCACCTCGCCCTCCAGCCCGACGGGGACGGCTACCGCGGCCATCTCGTCTACAACGGGCTGTACTTCGATCACGACCAGATCTCCGCCATGGCCGAGCACTACGTCACGGCCGTACGGCAGCTGACCGAGCGCCCCGAGCGCGAGGTGGGGGGCATCGACCCGCTTTCGGAGGGGGAGCGCCACGTCCAGCTGAAGGTGTGGAACGCCACCGAGGCGTCGTACGAGGAGACGCCCGCCCACGAGCTGATAGCGCGTCAGGCCGACCGGCGGCCCGATGCCGCGGCGCTCACCGACGGCGACGTCACCGTGGGCTACGGCGACCTGATGGCCGACGCCCGCGCCGTCGCCCGGGGCCTGCTGGCCGCGGGCGTACGCCGGGGGGAGCTGGTCGCGCTGCTGTTCCCGCGCGGCGCCGACCAGGTGCGCGCGATGCTCGGAACGCTGTTGGCCGGTGCCGCTTACCTGCCCATCGATCCGGCGATCCCCGCGGAGCGCCGCGCATTCATCCTGTCCGACTCCGGTGTACGCCTCGCGCTCGCTCCCTCCGCGGGCGTCGGCGGTGACTTCGACGGGACGGTACTCGGGCTGGACGCGCTGCTCGCCACGCCCACCGGTGAGGAGACCGCGCTCCCGTCCGTGCCGCTGGACTCACCCGCGTACTGCATCTACACCTCCGGCACCACCGGCCGTCCCAAGGGCGTCGTGCTCACCCACCGTAACCTGGTGCGTCTGCTCGACAACGACCGGCTGCCGTTCTCCTTCACGACCGCCGACGTGTGGACGATGTTCCACTCCTACGCCTTCGACTTCTCCGTGTGGGAGCTGTTCGGCGGCCTGGTGCACGGTGGCCGGGTCGTACTCGTCTCCGAGGACGAGACCCGGGACCCCGGCCTCTTCTACGACCTCCTCCAACGCGAGCGCGTCACGGTGCTCAACCAGACGCCGAGCGCGTTCCGCCGCCTGCTCGGCCTGCGGCCCACAACCCCGCACGGACTGTCCGCCCTGCGCTGCGTCGTCTTCGGCGGCGAGGCGCTGCGCCCGGGGATGCTGACCGAGTGGTCGGAACGATTCCCGCACGTCCGCCTCGTCAACATGTACGGCATCACCGAGACCACCGTGCACGCCAGCGTGCACACCGTCACCCGCTCCGACATGGAGACGGACACGAGCGTGGTGGGCACCCCCATCCCCACCACCCGCCTCTACCTGCTCGACCGGCACACCGGCCGCAGGCTGCTGCCCGTTGGTGCCGTCGGCGAGATCTATGTCGCCGGTGACGGAGTGGCCGGAGGCTATCTGGGCCGGCCCGAGCTGACCGCCCAGCGCTTCGTGCCCTCGCCGTTCGGCGACGGCACCCTGTTCCGCAGCGGCGACCTGGCCGCGTATCTGCCCGACGGTTCCCTGCGGTTCATCGGCCGCGCCGACTCCCAGGTGCAACTGCGCGGTTACCGCATCGAGCCGGGCGAGGTGCAGACCGTCCTGTGCGACCACCCCGACGTCTCCGACGCGGTCGTGTTCGCCGAGGACGACCGGCTCGTCGGCGTCGTGCAGAGCGAACGCGCCCTGACCGCGGAGGCGTTGCGCGGTCATCTGGCGCAGCGGCTGCCCTCGTACATGCTGCCCTCGCTCTTCCACGTCGTGCGGACCATTCCGCTGACGGTCAACGGCAAGGTCGACGTGAAGGAGCTGCGCGCGCAGACGGCCGCGCTGGCCGCCCCCGCTCGGCGCGAGCCCCGCGCCGGCACCGCCGCCGAACTCGCCGCCGTGTGGTGCGATTTGCTCGACGTGCCTGCCGTGAGCGAGGACGACTCGTTCTTCGGGCTCGGCGGGCACTCCATGCTCGTCGTCCGCCTCATCGGCGAGATCGCCGAGCGGTTCGGCGCCGACCTGCCGATCAAGACGCTGTTCGAGACGCCGCGGCTGGGCGACCTCGCCAACCTGATCGACGCGGCCGCCGGCCGCCCAGACCCCACCCCCTCCGCTCCGGCCCCCGTCGTACGACCCGAGCCGGTACCCCCCGCCGTGCCCGCCGCGTACGCGGAGCCCCGCCCCGCCGGGGCCGACACCGAACGGGCGGTGGCCGACGACGAGTCGCCCGCGAGCGGCTTCCAGCGCCGCATGTGGCTGGCGGAGCAGATGGGCCAGGGCGCGCCCGCCCACGTCTCCCTCGGCTGGACCGTCACCGGCGACCTGGACATCACCGTCCTGGAGGACGCACTGGCCCGCCTGGTCGCCGGGCACGAGATCCTGCGCACCGCTTTCCGGGTGCGGGGCGGCACCGTCTGCCAGGTCGTCCAGCAGCCATGGTGGCCGCGGGTACGGTCTTTCGTCGCCGAGGACGGCGACGGCCCCGAGGAAGCCGCCGCCCGGTGGCTCGACGAGGCCGCCGGCCGCCCCTTCGATCTCGCGGCCGGACAGTTGCTGCGCGCGGCCGTCGCCGACTGCGGGCCGCGCGGCACGGCGTTCATGCTCTGCGTACACCACCTCGTCGTGGACGGCGAGTCCGTACGCGTCCTCATCAGCGAGCTGGAGCGCTGCTACCGCGACAGTCTTGCCGGGGTGCCCTCCGCGCCGCCCGCGCTCCAGTACCGCGCCCACACCGCCGCCGAACTCCCCGGCGACGCCCGCCGCGACGCCGACCTCGCCTTCTGGCAGGACCGGCTCGAAGGCTGGCCGTCCAGGCTCGGCCTGCCCGCCCCCGAGCGGCCCGAGGCCGACGGAGCAGTCCGGATCACCCTGCCCGACGGCCTGCTCGGCCGGCTGCGACCGGTCATGGCCGAACACGGCGCAAGCTGGTTCATGATCATGGCAGCCGCCCTGGCAACGGCCCTGCACCGCTGCTCCGGCATGCCGGCACTGACCTTCGGCGTTCCCGCCAGCATCCGTGACACCGCGTCGGCCGACCTGCTGGGCCCCTGCCTCAACCACGTCGTGCTCCGCTCGGCTGCGGCCGCGGACGCCACCGCCCACGACACCCTGACCGCCATGCGCACCGAGGTGCTCGACGCCTTCGAGCACGCCCGGGCCCCCTTCGACGAGGTGCTGGCCCGGCTCCGGCCGGAACAGACGGCGGGCAGCGCACCTTACACAGACGTCGTGCTCAACATGAACCTGCGCGGCGACCGGAGCGCGGTGCTCGGCGACGCCGAACTGCGGCCGGTGTTCCCCGAGTTGCTGTGGACCCGCGAGGTCAAGTTCGGCGCCACGCTGACCGTGACCGAACAGGACGGCGAGCTGAGCGCCGTGCTCTCCCACCGGGGCGACCGGGTGTCCGCCGCCGACGCCGCGCGCCTCGCGGACGCCGTCGCGGCCTACCTCGTCGAGCTCTCCGGCGACGTACCGCCGCCCCAGTACCGGGACTTCGTCCGTGCCCAGGACGCGGCCCGCGCCAGCGGCCGGTACGAGGCGTCCCTGGCCCACTGGCAGGAGCGGCTGAAGGACGCGCCCGTGTACGTGGAGCTGCCCGCGCCCGAGGAACCCGCCCCGCACGGCGTGGTCGACATGGCGCTGCCGCAGGGCGCGGGCGAGCGACTGCGCATCCTGCACGAGGCGCACGGCATCTCGCCGTTCATGACGGCGGCCACCGCGCTGTCTGTCCTGCTGCACCGCCGTACCGGCACCGACGACGTGGTGATCAGTGCTCCCATGACCAACCGCGGACGAAGCGGATTCGCGGACGTGTTCGGGCCCTGCCTGAACACCGTGCCGCTGCGCTCCCGGCTCCGCCCCGGCGCCACGCTGCGCGACATGCTGGAGGCGATGCGGGACGAGACGCTGGAGGCGTTCGCACACGGCGAGGTTCCGTTCGAGGATGTCATCAACCGGCTCAATCCGTCCCGCAGGCCCGGCCGCACCCCCTACGGCGACGTATCCCTGTCCTTCAGCACGGCTGCGGCGCGTCCCCGCACCCTCGGCGGACGCACCCTGAGCGCCGTCGCGCTCGACGGTGAGGACGCCGCCTACACCGGCAAGCTCGGCCTGACGGTCGCGCTCGTCCTGGACGGCAGGGAACTGCGCGGCCGCATGTCCTACCACGGCAGCCTGCTGCGCCGCGAGGACGTCGAGCACCTGGCCGTCACCTTGGCCACACTGCTGGATCGCATGCCCGACAGCCTCGATGCGCCCGTCGCCGCGGTCGACCTGCTCTCGCCCGAGGAGGCGGAGCGCATCCGCGCCTGGGAACAAGGCCCTCCGCCGGGACCCGTCACGACCGTCCCGGCGCTCGTCCTGCACCAGGCCCGGATCCGCCCCGACGCCCCGGCTGTCGAGAGCACCCGCGGAACCCTCGGCTACGGCGGCCTCGTGCGCCGCGCCCGCGCGCTCGCCGCGGTCATCCGGCCGCACCTGTCGGACGAGGAGCCCACGGTCGCCCTGTTGCTCGAACGCGGCGAGGACTTCGTCGTCGCCATGCTGGCCGCCTGGTTCGCCGAAGCCGCGTTCTGCCCGCTCGACCCGTCCTGGCCGGCCGCACGGCAGGAGTACGTCCTCGCCGACGTGCGCGCCGATGTGCTGCTGACTTCGGGCGGGACCGCGCCGGAGGCGACCGGGACGGCCACGGTCCTCGACGTCGCCGATCTGACGGACGTCGAGGGCGCCGAGTACGGGGAAGGAGCCGAGGACCTGCCCGACTGGTCCGCGGACGCTCGTGCCTACGTCATCTACACCTCCGGCACCACCGGCAAGCCCAAAGGCGTCGCCGTCCGGCACGGCGGCCTCGCCAACCTGGTGCGCTCCGCGGCCTCGACCATGGGCGTCGGGGCCGGGGACCGCTGTTCCCAGCTGCTCAGCGTGAGCTTCGACTCCACCCAGTTGGAGGTCTGGCAGGCCCTGGCCAACGGCGCCTGTCTCGTCCCGCACGAGGAGCCCGTGACCCCCTCCACGCTCGGCGCGTGGCTGGACGCCAAGGGCGTGACCGCGGCGTTCTGCGCCACGGCGCTGGCCGAGGCCATGTGGAGCACCGGTACCACGACACCGCGCGGCCTTCGCTGGCTGGGCATCGGCGGCGCCGCGCTCTCCCAGCGCCTGCCGGCCGGGCTGCCCTACCGGGTGCTCAACTCCTACGGTCCGACCGAGAACACCGTCGCCTCCTCCGAGCACATCATGGACCTGGCCGGCACCACCGCCCCGCTGAACTGCATCGGCCGTCCGCTCGCCGGGGTACGGATGCTCGTGCTGGACGAGGCCGCGCGGCGTGTCCCGCGCGGTGTGGTCGGCGAGATCTACCTCGCGGGCGACAGTCTCGCCGAGGGATACCTGCACCGGCCCGAGCTGACCGCGGAGCGCTTTCGCACGATCGAGCTGGACGGCGGGCCGCTGCGCGTCTACCGCACCGGTGACCTGGGCCGCCGTATGCCCGACGGCTCCGTCGAGTACCTGGGGCGCGCCGACCGCCAGCTCAAGCTGCGCGGATACCGCATCGAGCCCGGCGAGATCGAGCAATTCCTCCAGCAACAGCCGGAGGTCGCCCATGCGGCCGTCACCGGGGACCCGCAGCGCTCGCCTGCCCTCGTCGCCTACGTGACCCCACGCGGCGACCGCGCCCCCGCAAGCGCCGAACTACTGCGCCGCGCACGGGCGGAGCTGCCCCACTTCATGGTGCCGGACGCCGTTGTGACCCTGGCCGCACTGCCCCTCACCACCAGCGGCAAGGTCGACCATGCAGCTCTGCCGCGCCCCGAGCGCGCCGACCTCGTCGGCGACGTCGGACACGTTGCGCCGGGCACCGACACCGAACGCAAGGTCGCCGCACTCTGGTCGGAGGTTCTGGGGCTGCCCTCGATCTCGGTCCACGACACCTTCTTCGACCTGGGCGGCAACTCCCTGGCGCTGGCCAAGCTGCACAGCAGGATCGTTGCCGCCATCGGCAGGGAACTGCCCATCACCGCGCTGTTCGAGCACCCGACCGTGTCCACTCTGGCCCGCGCGCTCGACGCGGCCAGCGAGTCCGGCCGCCCCGCCGGAAACACCACCGAGCCCAGGCGCCCGAAGCGCTCGGACCGGCAGGTCCGGCGCGGCCGTCGCAGCCCCGGCAGGACAGGAGACAAGTGA